The nucleotide sequence ATCGCAACATCACTCTCCAGATATAAATTGCGCCACTAGACGCTTCCTCCAATGTACATGCCGCCAAGCGGAAAATCAAGCGAATGGGCCGGACATACTAAGGCCATGCGCCTATATGGGGAATATCCGCTGTTGTCAGCAATTTCCTTATATGTTATGGTGGGATTGCGATCCGTCCCGAACCAATACCGATAGATGGAGGGAATCATCATGCTTCCGTTCTCCAAAAAGAACGATGTGGACTTTTTTAATCTGCTGATTCAGTCCGCGGAAAACACCCTGAAGGGCGCCCAATTGTTCCGCAGCGCGATGATGGGCGACCGGCCGCCCGCCACTTATTACGAGCAGCTCAGGGAATTGGAGCATAAGGGCGATTCGATTACCCATCAGATTTACAAAGGGCTGAATCTGGTGTTTATGACTCCGCTCGACCGCGAGGATATTCTGGAAATGGCGGTTAAAGTGGACGATGTGATGGACGGGATGGAAGCGACGATCGCGCGGTTCGATTATATGCAGATCGGATTCTCGAACGGCGTCATGAAGCAGTTCTCCGAAGT is from Paenibacillus thermoaerophilus and encodes:
- a CDS encoding DUF47 domain-containing protein; translated protein: MLPFSKKNDVDFFNLLIQSAENTLKGAQLFRSAMMGDRPPATYYEQLRELEHKGDSITHQIYKGLNLVFMTPLDREDILEMAVKVDDVMDGMEATIARFDYMQIGFSNGVMKQFSEVLVESCDHILQAFKLLSKKKYLQIREHTIQINSLENEGDRLMREGIREIFSNPKDPYHDFKLKEIYERLEQTTDACEDVADILASVVLKYA